A stretch of Sphingobium yanoikuyae DNA encodes these proteins:
- the dgcA gene encoding N-acetyl-D-Glu racemase DgcA, producing the protein MARTLTALGESFPLATPFRISRGVKTAADVVTVTLSEGGVIGRGECVPYPRYGESVESSIIEIEAIREALESGIDRRVLIDMLPAGAARNAVDCALWDLELRLSGSDIATAMGLARPLTPIATAMTVGLDTPDAMGLAAAALADVPLIKVKVDRTDPAAQLRAVRAAAPSPRMIVDPNESWTMAEVSDLQALMIDLRVDLLEQPLPAHEDGDLNGFSSAILIAADESIHVAADLDSLPDGYGVVNIKLDKTGGLTAALDLAQAARARGLGVMTGCMICSSLSVAPAWAIAADSDFVDLDGPLWLSVDREGGVTGVRGHLLPAQPGFWGGL; encoded by the coding sequence ATGGCCCGCACGCTGACCGCTCTGGGGGAAAGCTTTCCTCTCGCCACCCCTTTCCGCATTTCGCGCGGGGTCAAGACCGCCGCTGATGTCGTCACCGTCACCCTGTCGGAAGGCGGCGTCATCGGCCGGGGCGAATGCGTTCCCTATCCCCGCTATGGCGAAAGCGTGGAAAGCAGCATTATCGAGATCGAGGCAATCCGGGAAGCGTTGGAAAGCGGCATCGATCGCCGCGTCCTTATCGATATGCTGCCCGCAGGCGCAGCGCGCAACGCGGTTGATTGCGCCCTGTGGGATCTGGAATTGCGCTTGAGCGGCAGCGACATCGCCACGGCCATGGGTCTTGCCCGGCCGCTGACACCTATAGCCACGGCCATGACCGTCGGCCTCGACACGCCCGACGCCATGGGACTGGCCGCTGCCGCGCTTGCCGACGTGCCCCTGATCAAGGTGAAGGTCGACCGGACCGATCCCGCCGCCCAGCTCCGCGCCGTCCGCGCCGCCGCGCCCTCCCCCCGCATGATCGTCGATCCTAATGAAAGCTGGACGATGGCGGAGGTCAGCGATCTTCAGGCGCTGATGATCGACCTGAGGGTTGACCTTCTGGAACAGCCGCTGCCCGCGCATGAGGATGGCGATCTCAACGGCTTTAGCTCTGCGATCCTGATCGCCGCCGACGAATCCATCCATGTCGCCGCTGATCTCGATAGCCTGCCCGACGGCTATGGCGTGGTGAATATCAAGCTGGACAAGACCGGTGGCCTGACCGCCGCGCTCGACCTGGCTCAGGCCGCGCGCGCGCGCGGCCTTGGCGTCATGACCGGCTGCATGATCTGTTCGTCCCTCTCTGTCGCGCCCGCCTGGGCCATTGCGGCGGACAGCGACTTTGTCGATCTGGACGGACCGCTCTGGCTGTCGGTCGACCGGGAAGGCGGCGTGACAGGGGTTCGCGGACATCTGTTGCCCGCGCAACCGGGCTTCTGGGGCGGACTGTAA
- the dgcN gene encoding N-acetyltransferase DgcN, translated as MIATPYLLYLGHSNDDIGIKTSRGLAVFRPDICVGEFRHDDCSLTLGLPRMDFATAYAGGARTLVLGIANAGGKLGEDLVRDALAAMEAGLDIASGLHQRLKDEPQLVETAKRLGRTLHDVRDPRADIPVGNGKKRAGKRLLTVGTDCSVGKMYTTLCLARALSARGVPADFRATGQTGILIAGDGVPLDAVVADFISGAIEQISPDRNDGGWDLIEGQGSLFHPSFAGVSTGLLHGAQPDALVLCHDPMRQSMRGLPHYKPPGLSDCLEANLRTARLTNPDVRVVGIALNTSALEEAEALALCARIGDEFGLPCSDPYRMGVEAILDRLLETHTATIAPATKTA; from the coding sequence ATGATCGCCACGCCCTATCTTCTCTATCTCGGCCACAGCAATGACGATATTGGCATCAAGACTTCGCGCGGGCTGGCGGTGTTCCGGCCTGATATCTGTGTAGGAGAATTCCGCCATGACGATTGCAGTCTGACGCTGGGCTTGCCCCGCATGGATTTCGCCACCGCTTATGCCGGAGGCGCACGGACTTTGGTGTTGGGCATCGCCAATGCCGGCGGCAAGCTGGGCGAAGATTTGGTACGTGACGCGCTTGCGGCGATGGAGGCCGGGCTCGACATTGCATCGGGCCTGCATCAGCGGTTGAAGGACGAACCGCAACTGGTGGAAACCGCTAAACGCCTCGGCCGCACCTTGCATGACGTGCGCGATCCCCGTGCCGACATTCCGGTCGGCAACGGCAAGAAGCGCGCCGGCAAACGCCTGCTGACCGTCGGCACCGACTGTTCGGTGGGCAAGATGTATACCACGCTTTGCCTGGCCCGCGCCCTGTCCGCACGCGGCGTGCCCGCCGATTTCCGCGCCACCGGCCAGACCGGCATCCTGATCGCAGGCGACGGCGTGCCGCTGGACGCCGTGGTGGCCGATTTCATCTCCGGCGCGATCGAACAGATTTCGCCCGATCGCAATGATGGCGGCTGGGATTTGATCGAGGGTCAGGGTTCGCTCTTCCACCCCTCTTTCGCTGGCGTGTCGACAGGCCTGCTGCATGGTGCTCAACCCGACGCACTGGTGCTGTGCCATGATCCTATGCGCCAGAGCATGCGCGGCCTGCCCCATTACAAGCCGCCGGGCCTTTCCGACTGTTTGGAAGCCAATCTGCGCACCGCCCGCCTCACCAACCCCGATGTCCGCGTCGTCGGCATCGCGCTCAACACCTCCGCCTTGGAAGAGGCAGAGGCGCTAGCGCTCTGCGCCCGTATCGGCGACGAGTTCGGCTTGCCCTGTTCCGATCCCTATCGCATGGGCGTGGAGGCGATCCTCGACCGGCTGCTGGAAACGCACACGGCGACGATCGCGCCCGCAACGAAGACCGCCTGA
- a CDS encoding dicarboxylate/amino acid:cation symporter, whose amino-acid sequence MTRRWFAIPLWLRVLGGLLAGVLTGLFWPAAIPWIGFVGELFVRLIRMLVVPIVFVSIASGVTALADPRRLGSVGGRTVLLFAFTTACAVSIGMALGLLIGPGTGAALGKAVPHALEEAKSLHDQLIGIVPVNIVQSLAEGDMLAIIFFAMLFGCGVILAGDEARPMANMLQSASRVLFHLVRLVMEITPFGVLALIAKAVADNGIAVFANIGWLALCVLLGVIVQILLVHLPLIRLVARLSIRRFFHAAVDPLLVAFSTASSAATLPVALRVAQEELQLDPAIASTVLPIGASIGKDGTAMYVGLLSIFALQALGVHPDSTMLGIMLLTGALAAFGTAPIPSASLFMLAAVLSAVGISPEQTALVVGFVLPFDRLLDMTRTIASASANLAVTTAVARNDTRSNQLAFPQ is encoded by the coding sequence ATGACCCGCCGCTGGTTCGCCATTCCCCTCTGGCTGCGCGTGTTGGGCGGGTTGCTCGCAGGCGTGTTGACGGGGCTATTCTGGCCAGCCGCTATTCCCTGGATTGGCTTTGTCGGCGAACTCTTCGTCCGGCTGATCCGCATGCTGGTCGTCCCCATTGTCTTCGTGTCGATCGCATCAGGCGTAACGGCTCTCGCCGATCCGCGCCGGCTGGGATCAGTAGGTGGGCGTACGGTCCTTCTTTTCGCCTTCACCACTGCCTGCGCCGTCTCGATCGGCATGGCGCTGGGATTGTTGATCGGGCCCGGCACCGGCGCAGCACTGGGCAAGGCTGTGCCCCATGCATTGGAGGAGGCGAAATCGCTGCATGATCAGTTGATCGGCATCGTGCCCGTCAACATCGTCCAGTCATTGGCCGAAGGGGATATGCTGGCAATCATCTTCTTCGCCATGCTGTTTGGCTGCGGCGTCATTCTGGCCGGAGACGAAGCACGGCCCATGGCCAATATGCTGCAATCGGCCAGCCGGGTGCTGTTTCACCTTGTCCGCCTCGTGATGGAAATCACGCCCTTCGGCGTCCTAGCCCTGATTGCCAAGGCCGTGGCGGACAATGGCATCGCCGTCTTCGCCAATATCGGCTGGCTGGCGCTGTGCGTGCTGCTGGGTGTGATAGTCCAAATATTGCTGGTCCATCTGCCGCTCATCAGGCTGGTCGCACGCCTATCGATCCGCCGCTTCTTCCACGCGGCCGTTGATCCGTTGCTGGTCGCCTTCTCTACTGCCTCTTCCGCAGCGACATTGCCTGTCGCGCTACGGGTAGCACAGGAAGAATTGCAGCTAGATCCCGCCATCGCATCGACCGTGTTGCCCATTGGCGCCAGCATTGGCAAGGACGGCACCGCCATGTATGTCGGCCTGCTCAGCATCTTTGCCCTGCAGGCGCTGGGCGTACATCCGGATTCTACGATGCTGGGAATTATGCTGTTAACCGGCGCGTTAGCAGCTTTTGGTACCGCGCCAATTCCATCTGCATCTTTGTTCATGCTCGCAGCTGTGCTATCGGCAGTTGGCATTTCACCGGAACAGACCGCGCTGGTGGTAGGCTTTGTACTGCCGTTCGACCGTCTGCTCGACATGACTCGTACCATTGCTAGCGCGAGTGCGAACTTGGCAGTTACAACTGCCGTCGCGCGTAACGACACCCGGTCCAATCAATTAGCATTTCCGCAGTAG